A window of Gorilla gorilla gorilla isolate KB3781 chromosome 5, NHGRI_mGorGor1-v2.1_pri, whole genome shotgun sequence genomic DNA:
AATTCTTGACCCTCAGAGTAAGGTGGCTTCCTGGAGCAGTGACCAGAAACGAACTTTAACTGCTGCtttctgcagcccaggctgggcaAACAACAGTCccagctcagcactgcccccggCCACCCGGGGTAGAAACCACAGCCGCTGCCTATGTGGAAGACGCCATATTGGAGGCATGGAATGCGGCCTGCCGTAAAGACAGAGGCGGGTTGTTAAGTATACTCTCTACTTTACGGCGTACCCGAGAACGCCCCCGCAGGGGCGGTGCTTTGGAGGTGAACCCGGGTTGGGAGGTTCAGCTCCTCCCACCCCCCCGCTCTGGCCAGCAAAGGTCGCCAGTGACAGGGATCAGTTGTGGGAGGCGAGTGGTCCTTCTGCACACGGTATCTGGGCCTAGTCTGGATTCATTAAAGTCCCTGGCGCCCAGCACTGAGTGGCATGCATAAGTATTGGTGTCATGAACAACGGTCAGCCCCCGGCTTGCCCGCAAGGAAGGGCGTCGGGCGGAGGCACCAGTTCCTCCCGGAAGCTTTTTGTCGCTATCGCCACCAGCCCCTGGCAGTGGCAGTGGCCGTGGCCGGGCGTGAAGGCGGCCTCTCGGGCTGCATGCCTCCTGGAGCTGGGGCCACGTCTCAGTGGTGGAACGCCTAGTCGGGGCGTGGGGCTGAGCCCTCGTGTCCTCAGGGCCCAGCCAGACATAAAGCAGCGTGGTGCGGCGGAAAGGGGTCCCAAGGAAAGTCCTCGGATCCAACTTCGAATTACCGGCCTCCTCACTGAGCTTTGGGAGAAACAGCGGTGCTTCCTTCCCGCGGGTGCGGAGAGGAAGAATGAAACGTTGCCTACTCCCTGCCTCTTATCTTCCTCTTTATGCCTAGCCTGGAGCTCAACTCCAGGATTGAAGACTATCGCTGACCGGAGTGCTTTTCACGTACTAGTTCATGTAttactttatttaatcctcagaacaacctCATTAAGTAGATAATATTAGTATTCTCCGTGTTTTGTATGAGGAAACTAAGGTGCAGTCGAGTCGCGTAAGTTGCCTAAGACCACACTAGACAGGGATGTGAGCCCAGACAATCTGGTTTCAGAATCCGTATTCTAACCAAAAGATTACACTGTCTAAATAATAAGCTCCCATCCACTCTTTTCTCCTTATTGCTGAGAGGAAATAATCAATATGATTATCTTTTCAGTAAtgctacctatttttttttcaaatgtgccTAAGATCTTACCTCCTTTCTTATCACCTAAAACAGGTGTTAACCGTTCTTAATAAAGGATATATTATCAATtttttacactcttaaaaatagCTTATAAAACTCTCTAAAACTTTCAAAATCCTTCCAAAttcatggtattttatttttatcttttatttattttttgagatgggtcttgctctgtcacccaggctggagtacagtggcgcgatttcagctcactgcaacctccgcctcccaggttaaagcaattcttgtgcctcagcctcccaagtggctgggactacaggcgcctgccaccacgcccggctaacttttgtatttttagcagagactgggtttcaccatgttgaccaggctggtctcaaactcctgacctcgagtgatccgcccacttcggcttcccaaagtgctgggattacaggtgtgagctaccagctaccatgcccagtctgtcagtattttttaaatgagcatcaTGCATAATACTGTACCAGCCTCTTGAGCTACAAATAAAGACTGGGCCTTAAAGAGTAGTTGTTCACTTTGCAAAACAAGATGAttttctctacaaaagatttagCTTCATACTCTCCCTTTGGCAAGTTTTCCttgtgatttaaattttttattttatttacaaaaattcaGTTTAGGTAACTTTTCAGGGgcacattttatttaacatgaaTTGTGATTATAAGTATCAAACACAGTCTATACCCTCAAAGTAAGTAAGCTGAAGTTTGAAAATAATTCCTGTGAAAGAGATAAACTCTTGGCAACAAAATTCAGGTCTGTTaggagatgaaaataaatatggagAGTGAGATACTTTACCATTCCaggagatgaaaataaatatggagAGTGAGATACTTTACCATTCCAAAAAGTTCCAAGGCCAGAGCTTCTGGGTTATCCAAGGTGAAAGAAGTCATGAAAATACAAAGATAGATAGAGACTAATGTGATATATTGTGCACCTGAGGCTGTTTCTTCAGCCTCATGGTACCTTAAGGGTAACTTTTCACGCAATTTCCTCAATAGCAATTCACAGCATGTACTTTAATTTCTCCACAGAAGCCAAGTGCATTCTTCTCTGGTCATACTCTATTAACCAAGTTTTTGATTATTCATGGGACTTTGGGTCCCATTTACTTTAAATAATCAGCATTTTCCTTTATACTTACAGTTAAAAGGTTGCATTATACTTAATGATAATCAGTTTTTAGAAGGTTAAAATGGTATTTGTTCTTTAATCTCCCAGATAAATATATAATTCCTTAGAGTCTTTATGATTAAAGAAATTTCTGAATTGCTAGTGACTTTTGGAGAACAGGGAGGGGGAGTATCTGTGATTCTGCCCTTCCTCTGCCACTGATAATAGTTATATTAAGGATGTCTGTGAATGTGTGCATAAAGAAAGAATACAGCAGGATTTCTCAGCCTTGGCATTATTGGcattttggaccagataattctttgttggggGAAGGGGGGCAGTCCTGAGTATTGTACGGTATTGAGTAGCATTCCTGACCTCTACGTACTAGATGTTAAGCAGCACCCCTTTCCAAGTTGTGACAACGAGGTATGTCTCCAAACATTACCAAATGTCTGTCACCCTGGAGTGCAAAATTGCCCACTGGGAAATGGgagatgctgaaagaaaaaaacagtgtccATCCATGACATTTACTCCTACAAAGCAGCAAAAAAGAAGTCCTGGGTGTGAGTAGCCCTGCAGGTTAGAGAGTGGTCACTCCACAATCTATGGAAACTTTCAGCCACACTCAGGGACTTTCCCTTGGCATCGGAGTTGTTTTGGAGACAGCACGCTGACAAAAAATGATCACAGTTCCTCCTCTACCTTTTTCAGGGTTCTGAAGCTTATACCAGTAGAACTCACTGGGCACTCTGCATTCTACTGACCTTAGAAAGAAGTAAGGTCATATTTGATGTCCTTTTCTTTGGCTGGAAACCCGAGCCAACCTTGGAAAATACAAGCTCTTAACAAGGATAGTGCTGTGGGCGCTGGCATTTCCATGATTAGGTGAGTGGAAATAGATAGAGATATTGCAGCCACCCTCCTTCTGTCACCCTCAATACAATCACCTATTGTTTATCCTGAGAGAGTTCTTCCAAAGGCAGATGAAAGCGTCGTGGTGTATCTTGGGCAAAGATGATAAAAGGAGGCAAAAATCCAGAAGTTTGACCACCTACTTGGTTAGCAGGCTGTGGAGATGCCACA
This region includes:
- the LOC129534255 gene encoding uncharacterized protein, producing MNNGQPPACPQGRASGGGTSSSRKLFVAIATSPWQWQWPWPGVKAASRAACLLELGPRLSGGTPSRGVGLSPRVLRAQPDIKQRGAAERGPKESPRIQLRITGLLTELWEKQRCFLPAGAERKNETLPTPCLLSSSLCLAWSSTPGLKTIADRSAFHGSEAYTSRTHWALCILLTLERSKVIFDVLFFGWKPEPTLENTSS